A window from Gallus gallus isolate bGalGal1 chromosome 5, bGalGal1.mat.broiler.GRCg7b, whole genome shotgun sequence encodes these proteins:
- the RASSF10 gene encoding ras association domain-containing protein 10, giving the protein MEPEERKISVWICQEEKLISGLSRRTTCSDVVRVLLEDSHHRRQRPAPPEPGGGMLSGPPHSYCIVEKWRGFERILPNKTKILRLWVAWGDEQENVRFVLVRSEASLPNAGPRSAEARVVLSRERPGHGLGAARASLALTQERQRRVVRKAFRKLAKINKKRQQPLAREASSAERMETLVHLVLSQDHTIRQQIQRLRELDREIDRYEAKIHLDRMKRHGVNYVQDTYLVGAGGEEPGREAQPGAGRPEDDYARKCEEVLQLQEQRARQEELLEHLAAEIQEELNERWMKRRRDELELAAGPGLAEADCHTTELSGGGEGELQLEHERVKTQLSTSLYIGLKLSTDLEAVKSDLDCTQRAWEARERELQRLLETLGTLDVAEAAAEPRGAAGGGWPEPGLRKDRADNDEDSDTGLSSMHSQDSDSVPVCESLV; this is encoded by the coding sequence aTGGAGCCCGAGGAGCGGAAGATCTCGGTGTGGATCTGCCAGGAAGAGAAGCTGATCTCGGGGCTGTCCCGGCGCACCACCTGCTCGGACGTGGTGcgggtgctgctggaggacagCCACCACCGGCGGCAGCGGCCGGCGCCGCCCGAGCCCGGCGGCGGGATGCTGTCGGGGCCGCCGCACTCCTACTGCATCGTGGAGAAGTGGCGCGGGTTCGAGCGCATCCTGCCCAACAAGACGAAGATCCTGCGGCTGTGGGTGGCGTGGGGCGACGAGCAGGAGAACGTGCGCTTCGTGCTGGTGCGCAGCGAGGCCTCGCTGCCCAACGCGGGTCCGCGCAGCGCCGAGGCGCGGGTGGTGCTGAGCAGGGAGCGGCCCGGCCACGGCTTGGGGGCGGCCCGCGCCAGCCTGGCGCTCACGCAGGAGCGGCAGCGGCGGGTGGTGCGGAAAGCCTTCCGCAAGCTGGCCAAGATCAACAAGAAGCGGCAGCAGCCGCTGGCCCGGGAGGCCTCCTCGGCCGAGAGGATGGAGACGCTGGTGCACCTGGTGCTCTCGCAGGACCACACCATCCGGCAGCAGATCCAGCGGCTGCGAGAGCTGGACCGCGAGATCGACCGCTACGAGGCCAAGATCCACCTGGACCGCATGAAGCGGCACGGCGTCAACTACGTGCAGGACACCTACCTGGTGGGCGCCGGCGGCGAGGAGCCGGGCCGGGAGGCGCAGCCCGGCGCCGGCCGCCCCGAGGACGACTACGCCAGGAAGTGCgaggaggtgctgcagctgcaggagcagcgggcgcggcaggaggagctgctggagcacctGGCCGCCGAGATCCAGGAGGAGCTCAACGAGCGCTGGATGAAGAGGCGGCGGGACGAGCTGGAGCtggcggcggggcccggcctGGCCGAGGCGGACTGCCACACAACCGAGCTGAGCGGCGGCGGCGAGGGcgagctgcagctggagcacgAGCGGGTCAAGACGCAGCTGAGCACCAGCCTCTACATCGGCCTCAAGCTCAGCACGGACCTAGAGGCCGTCAAAAGCGACCTGGACTGCACGCAGCGGGCTTGGGAGGCCCGCGAGCGGGAGCTGCAGCGGCTGCTGGAGACGCTGGGCACCCTGGACGtggcggaggcggcggcggagccgcgaggggcggcggggggcggtTGGCCGGAGCCGGGGCTGCGCAAGGACCGCGCCGACAACGACGAGGACTCGGACACGGGGCTGAGCTCCATGCACAGCCAGGACTCGGACTCGGTGCCCGTCTGCGAGTCCCTCGTGTAG